The nucleotide sequence GAACATCTATATTCGTAAATAGGCATAATTAATTACGTATTTATATTAGGAGTACATTATATCACTAATTAAAATCTTTAATAGGTGCAAAAGTTTTTCTGTGGATTTTGGTAACACCATTCTCTATTAGTTCACTTGCGTGTGACTTCGTATAATAACCTTTATGGCTTTTAAAAGTATAATTAGGGAAATATTTATCGTATTTTTCCATCATTTTATCTCTTGCAACCTTAGCAATTATGGACGCTGCGGCAATAGATAGCGATATATTATCTCCTTTAATTAATGAAGTCTGATCAATATCAATTTCTGGTATTTCTAAACTGTCGATTAGTAAGTATTCTGGTTTTGGAGCAAGGTGGTTTATTGCTCTTATCATAGAAAGTTTTGTTGCTGGAACTATACCTATTTGATCAATTTCTTTTGCTGATGAAATACCAATTCCGTAGGTTAAGGCAAATCTTTTTATTAATATACTCAGTGAATTGCGTTTTTTTGAGGTTAATTTTTTACTGTCATTAATCTCTTCATAAAATTCGAGGTGTTTGTTTAAATCTAATACTACCGCACCTGAAACTACTGGGCCTGCAATAGTTCCTCTACCTACTTCATCTAATCCTGCTATAAACGTATAATTTTGTTTAAATACATCTAATTCAAAATCTAAGGATGGCATTTAGATTAACTTTGTTGTTTTACTGTAGAAAGTTGATCAGAATTTGATTTGATTGGTTTAGTAATTATGCCACCACCAATAAGCTCTTGATTAGTGTATATTGCGCAAATTTGACCTGGAGAAATTGCTCCTTGTAAATCGTCAAAAATTATTTTCGCACCAGTTTCAGTAGGCGTAATTGTGGCATTAACTTGAGGTGCTTTATATCTAACCTTTACTGTTACTTTTGTTGGTTTAATTATAGGGGTTCGTACAAAATTAACATTTGTAATTTCTAGACCTTTATTCAACAGTTGATGTTTTGGACCTACTGTAATT is from SAR202 cluster bacterium and encodes:
- a CDS encoding ribonuclease HII; this translates as MPSLDFELDVFKQNYTFIAGLDEVGRGTIAGPVVSGAVVLDLNKHLEFYEEINDSKKLTSKKRNSLSILIKRFALTYGIGISSAKEIDQIGIVPATKLSMIRAINHLAPKPEYLLIDSLEIPEIDIDQTSLIKGDNISLSIAAASIIAKVARDKMMEKYDKYFPNYTFKSHKGYYTKSHASELIENGVTKIHRKTFAPIKDFN